The Papaver somniferum cultivar HN1 chromosome 3, ASM357369v1, whole genome shotgun sequence genome includes a region encoding these proteins:
- the LOC113360276 gene encoding uncharacterized protein LOC113360276, with the protein MSCVPDDAYLKILARLPVKSLLTCKCVSKSWYQIISDPYFAKMHHDHAAQNNNNLPSIIARGEPRGSLANKALYSIHHDIPLSQVDNVVELDYPFKSLNCNNTSLMILGSTNGLICLRYRKHLTGTDSWKTSQTVPYVFRLCQGVLFKGALYWFGKPAETGTSEFIISLDVRDEEFKKLQLLNQLSDHKLYMSMTMGVLEQRLCVFVNTGVDLEV; encoded by the exons ATGTCTTGCGTTCCAGACGATGCCTATCTTAAGATCTTGGCAAGATTACCAGTGAAATCATTGCTTACATGCAAGTGCGTTTCTAAGTCTTGGTATCAAATAATTTCTGATCCTTACTTTGCTAAGATGCACCATGATCATGCTGCccaaaacaacaacaacctccCTAGCATCATTGCCAGAGGTGAGCCTCGAGGAAGTTTGGCCAATAAAGCACTATACTCCATTCATCACGATATCCCGTTATCACAAGTTGATAACGTCGTCGAATTGGATTACCCGTTCAAATCTTTAAATTGTAACAATACGAGTCTTATGATTTTGGGTTCAACAAATGGTTTGATTTGCTTAAGGTATCGGAAGCACCTAACAG GAACAGATTCATGGAAAACCAGTCAGACCGTGCCTTATGTGTTTCGTCTTTGCCAGGGGGTGCTCTTCAAGGGAGCTTTGTATTGGTTTGGCAAACCGGCTGAAACAGGCACCTCCGAGTTCATAATCTCTTTGGATGTCAGAGACGAGGAATTCAAAAAGTTGCAACTACTAAACCAACTTTCAGATCATAAGCTTTATATGTCGATGACGATGGGAGTATTGGAACAGCGCCTTTGCGTATTTGTTAACACGGGGGTTGATCTTGAAGTTTAG